The sequence TTCCACTCAAATGAATGTATATTTGATGATTTACCTGCCAAGTTAATTATTAGGAAGGCTCAATACATATTGAGTTATGAGAAGACCTTCAATGAATTCCATGTACATTTCAGCTAGTCGATATCTATCAATTAGCTCTACATTTAATTCTTTCGCATACCGTTTGGCGTTTTTCGAAAAACCACCGATTGAAACGATATATCTACATTCTTCAATATTACTTTGTACAAGCGCAATTGCTTTGTAAGACATATCACTGCACATATACTTCACTTAGCCAAGGTATAAATCACCATTTAATCGATGTTCAAAATCCACACCATAATCTCCAGATGCTATCGTTACAACAGTTGTACCGCCGTGCTATTGTTCAATCACATCTGCAACAAATGCTTCAAATTCTAATGGTGTTTGGCGAATAAAAACAGACGGAAATGTACCCGCAGATACCCGCTACCGTTATGGCTGCTAGACCTACAGCAGCAATCTGCTTCTTTTGAAACTTAGATGGCTTCAATGTTTGTGTTCCTCCTTATGTAGCCTTTAAACGCAAAAAAAGGACACACCTATGGCATAATGCGCCTTAGGTGTGTCCTTTTAGCTAATCTAAAGTCTATATGAAAATGTTGGATTTGTTTTCTTTAATATTAAAATTTCAACACTATGATATATACGATTTTATGTCAATCATTTCTAAAAAAAAATCTATTTTTTCTATTCCAACTTACGAATCCCAAAAAACAAATAACCTTTAAAAACGTTGTCATATCAAGGTTTTTAAGCTATTAACTACCCATTAAATATGATATAATAGATGTAACGTAACTGAATATTTCAGGGTGGTCAGTTGCTATCCTTTCTCTATCTTTTTAAAGAGAAAGGAGGTGACTATATGGATATCCTTTTCGCTATAGCAATTGAAATTTTAAAAGTTATTGCTAGGGAAGTCGCTGTATTTTTTGCAAAACTAGTAGGAAAATACCTATCAACGTCTTGGAAGAAAATACAAAAAAAGCGACGAAAAACGAAAAGAACCACCCTCAATGCCAGCAAGCGTCTGAAGGGCGGTTCTAAGAAAAAATAAACTTTTTTTAGCAACCATCCACCTTGCGGTAGCAGTTACATAAGGCGAGATGTTGACGCATCTCGTCTTTATTAGTTTATGCAAAAACTATCTTTGTAATACTTCTACACATATTATAACATCAACTATTGTACATGTCATGTCTCTGCATCCACTATAGTGGACGAAATAAATAAAATTTTTTCTAAAATGAAATCAATTTTGTTCCTGTTTCAAAATACTTTGCAGGAGCGTAGCTTTTCCCATTCCGATTCTGAAATTCACTGCCAATGCACAGAGATACAATCATTACGACGACCCCGATGAAAATTACACGTCTCACACGTTGTTTTTTCTTTTTATCCACTTTAAATTCCCCTTTCTACGAAAAAAAGGCACATCCCAATTAAGGGATGTGCCTTTGGATTATCCATTCAGCTACTAGTTAAAGATGGATTTCTTTTGTCGATTCACCTAATTATACTATATTTAATTTTTATTTCCCGTTTTTCATGTAATACCAATCCGTCAGTTTATGAAGTAATTCTTCTTTACCTACCCAGTTCCAACCTACTCCACTGCCACCTGGGAATGGATCATCTGGGAAAACTCTTCTTTTAATAAAATCATCATACGCAACACCTTTAATTTCTACTTGCTCTGTTAGACATAGACTCATTTCATTAATACCAGCTGGAGCTGTTTCTACATTGAAAGTATATACCCCATCTTTCGTCTTCATTGGTGTATACCATTTTTGTCCCCCATCAATGATCTTTTCTTTTCCAGCCCAATATAAAGACTTAGTTGGTCTTTTACTATCAAATACATGGCCAGTTTTCTCCGATAGATACATATTCCTTGGAGAAAAACTTGATGTAGAACCTGTATTTGTCTTACGTTCTAAATCTTGTTTAGCTTTTAATCCTTCATCTGCGAACGGATATTGTGCTGCTGCTGCTGTAAATACACCAGGGTAATTTTCATTCCATTGATTTTTATATGTTCCATTTATTTGGTATGAAAATCCATAGCCACTATGGAGCTTAGAAGGTGATAGACTATCAATACTTCCACTTAATGTTTCATAGAACATTTCTCCGACTGTATCCTCTTTTGACACACGTTCACTTACTGTTTCTACCACACCTTTTACACTAGTTACACCGCACATCCCTTTCTCATGAGATGGTGCATAGATAGCTGTTTTAATCGGATTATTTTTGTATGTGGTTTCTTCTATATCTATACGATTACCAGCAGGGTTAATTTCCGCTTGAATTGTTCCTTTCCCTTTATGTTGCCAGTCAAGGTTCAATGTTTTCTTTTCTCCCTCAGTTAATCTTACCTTTTGTGATGCCACTTGTTGTCCATTATGTTTTAACACAACTACTGTTTCAGGATTCACATATTTTTCTTCTAATACATCTAACTTTTTAATTTTATTCTTCTCTTTTTCTAGCTTCTCTCTTGTTTTATCTAATCTATCCGCAGCGTTATCGAGTCTATTTTCTTCCCAAGAGCAATCCCTATCATAGTAGTGGTCATTACCTTCTGCATCTACTTCATGGATAGGATTACGTCGGCAATAACTTAGACTAGATTGAGCGCTATCTCGAACCGATTCAGAGCTAT comes from Bacillus cereus group sp. RP43 and encodes:
- a CDS encoding restriction endonuclease; this translates as MSYKAIALVQSNIEECRYIVSIGGFSKNAKRYAKELNVELIDRYRLAEMYMEFIEGLLITQYVLSLPNN